One Dioscorea cayenensis subsp. rotundata cultivar TDr96_F1 chromosome 15, TDr96_F1_v2_PseudoChromosome.rev07_lg8_w22 25.fasta, whole genome shotgun sequence genomic region harbors:
- the LOC120277603 gene encoding uncharacterized mitochondrial protein AtMg00820-like produces MSKELDALQLMYTWDLVPLPSGITPISCRWIHRVKTQADGSIEHHKARLVAHGFAQEYAINYKETFAHVAKLTTVRLFFTISAAHHWPLHQLDVTNAFLHRDLF; encoded by the coding sequence ATGTCAAAGGAACTTGATGCTCTTCAGCTTATGTatacatgggatcttgttcctcttcCATCTGGTATTACTCCTATCAGTTGTCGGTGGATCCATCGAGTTAAGACCCAGGCAGATGGTAGTATTGAGCACCATAAAGCGCGTCTTGTTGCTCATGGTTTTGCTCAAGAGTATGCCATTAATTATAAGGAGACATTTGCTCATGTGGCCAAGTTGACTACTGTTCGTCTTTTTTTCACTATTTCTGCTGCTCATCACTGgccacttcatcagttagatgtgacTAATGCCTTCTTACATAGAGATCTTTTTTAG
- the LOC120276826 gene encoding uncharacterized protein LOC120276826, whose product MSESESAKATMPAECAALYRALCECHRRLREPWQREISCRHLNRSLAQCVVSIACPDESEAVRTMCSSAGTSMKRAQCQRAKLALSVCISSHQAPEQSEASQL is encoded by the coding sequence ATGAGTGAAAGTGAAAGCGCAAAGGCCACGATGCCGGCCGAGTGCGCCGCGCTGTACCGCGCGCTGTGCGAGTGCCATCGACGCCTGCGCGAGCCGTGGCAAAGAGAGATCTCATGCCGGCATCTGAACCGTTCGCTGGCCCAGTGCGTGGTGTCGATCGCGTGCCCGGACGAGTCGGAGGCCGTGCGCACCATGTGCTCGAGCGCTGGCACGTCCATGAAACGCGCGCAGTGCCAGCGCGCTAAGCTCGCGCTCTCCGTCTGCATCTCCTCGCACCAAGCACCTGAGCAATCAGAAGCCTCACAACTCTAA
- the LOC120276823 gene encoding uncharacterized protein At4g19900 isoform X1 — protein sequence MMLRPHAPRRRARYAPQFCAFAAAFLLLLSLSVLHSRLSSSPIRLSLPFRSSPSSHTVPDSLFDDADNDAFDASSDDLIDELDDGVDEAGKGDKLSEEDELRSDDDLDSDDSDLTRTGGLFWDHLLAVARRSFGKSSNPFVDEPLFPDRREITFGSDDQPVDDDVRIKLDSISSIEDLMLVKPGSGRDSALRSGWVRWLEGKADFLRRDKMLRSNLELLNPKNHPLLQDPDGPGLASLTKGDRLMQRAIWNEIEMKPFGGAGMKRVDRRKTLNLDAREQERRRRWGYFPGLDPHLSFSEFIERFLGSGKCGLRVFMVWNSPAWMYGVRHQRGLESLLHHHSDACVVIFSETMELDFFSSFVKEGFKIAVAMPNLDELFNNTPVQVFATVWHEWRKTKYYPIHYSELVRLAALYKYGGVYLDSDVLVLRPLTSLQNSLGIENQIGGVPVYSGAVMSFKKSSAFLLECLGEFYSTYEDTRFRWNGAELMTRVINRLTHEEGKSYEQIGVNIEPSLSFFPIGSHNITSYFAEAADEEERTKQDALFAKILNESITFHFWNGVTSALVPEPNSFVERLLNHLCLHCSDVL from the exons ATGATGCTCCGCCCCCATGCGCCCCGCCGGCGTGCTCGCTACGCTCCTCAGTTCTGCGCCTTCGCTGCCGccttccttctccttctctcccTGTCCGTGCTCCACTCCCGCCTCTCCTCATCCCCTATCCGTCTCTCCCTCCCTTTccgctcctctccctcttcccATACTGTTCCTGATTCCCTCTTTGACGACGCCGACAACGACGCCTTTGATGCCTCATCTGATGATCTCATCGATGAGCTTGATGACGGTGTGGATGAGGCTGGTAAGGGAGACAAGCTGTCGGAGGAGGATGAGCTCCGCTCCGATGATGACCTCGATTCCGACGATTCCGACCTCACTCGCACTGGCGGCCTCTTCTGGGACCATCTTTTGGCTGTCGCTCGCCGCTCGTTTGGTAAATCTTCTAATCCATTTGTCGATGAGCCTCTGTTTCCGGATCGCCGGGAGATCACCTTCGGATCTGACGACCAGCCAGTGGATGACGATGTTCGGATCAAGCTTGATTCCATTTCGAGCATTGAGGATCTGATGCTTGTGAAGCCGGGATCCGGTCGCGACTCGGCGCTTCGTAGTGGATGGGTACGGTGGCTCGAGGGGAAGGCCGACTTCCTCCGGCGTGACAAGATGCTTCGCTCGAACCTCGAGCTCTTGAATCCCAAAAATCATCCACTTTTGCAGGATCCAGATGGTCCCGGCCTTGCCAGCCTCACCAAAGGTGACCGGTTGATGCAGCGTGCCATCTGGAACGAGATTGAGATGAAACCTTTTGGAGGAGCTGGGATGAAGAGAGTGGATCGAAGGAAAACGCTGAATTTGGACGCAAGGGAGCAGGAGCGAAGGCGAAGGTGGGGATATTTCCCTGGGTTGGATCCGCACTTATCTTTTTCTGAGTTTATAGAGAGGTTTCTGGGCAGTGGAAAGTGTGGTTTGAGAGTGTTCATGGTGTGGAATAGTCCGGCATGGATGTATGGCGTCCGGCATCAGCGAGGATTGGAGAGCCTCCTGCATCACCATAGTGATGCttgtgttgtgattttctctgaGACGATGGAGCTGGACTTCTTCAGTAGTTTTGTGAAAGAAGG CTTCAAAATTGCTGTTGCTATGCCAAATCTTGATGAACTTTTCAATAATACCCCTGTGCAAGTTTTTGCCACTGTTTGGCATGAGTGGAGAAAAACCAAATATTATCCCATCCATTACAGTGAGCTTGTACGCCTTGCTGCACTTTAcaa ATATGGTGGAGTCTATCTTGATTCTGATGTTTTAGTTTTAAGGCCTTTAACATCACTCCAAAATTCTCTTGGCATTGAGAATCAAATAGGCGGGGTCCCTGTTTATAGCGGTGCAGTAATGTCATTCAAAAAGAGCAG TGCTTTCCTACTGGAGTGCCTAGGTGAATTTTATTCAACATACGAGGATACCCGTTTTAGGTGGAATGGAGCTGAGCTGATGACAAGAGTTATTAACAGGCTTACTCATGAAGAGGGCAAATCTTATGAACAAATTGGTGTAAATATTGAACCATCCCTTTCATTTTTCCCAATAGGTTCTCACAATATTACAAG TTATTTCGCCGAAGCAgctgatgaagaagaaagaaccAAACAAGATgctttatttgcaaaaattctaAATGAATCAATCACATTCCATTTTTGGAATGGCGTTACATCTGCTCTTGTTCCCGAACCCAACAGCTTTGTGGAAAGACTCCTAAACCACCTCTGCCTCCACTGTTCCGACGTTTTGTGA
- the LOC120276823 gene encoding uncharacterized protein At4g19900 isoform X2: protein MMLRPHAPRRRARYAPQFCAFAAAFLLLLSLSVLHSRLSSSPIRLSLPFRSSPSSHTVPDSLFDDADNDAFDASSDDLIDELDDGVDEAGKGDKLSEEDELRSDDDLDSDDSDLTRTGGLFWDHLLAVARRSFGKSSNPFVDEPLFPDRREITFGSDDQPVDDDVRIKLDSISSIEDLMLVKPGSGRDSALRSGWVRWLEGKADFLRRDKMLRSNLELLNPKNHPLLQDPDGPGLASLTKGDRLMQRAIWNEIEMKPFGGAGMKRVDRRKTLNLDAREQERRRRWGYFPGLDPHLSFSEFIERFLGSGKCGLRVFMVWNSPAWMYGVRHQRGLESLLHHHSDACVVIFSETMELDFFSSFVKEGFKIAVAMPNLDELFNNTPVQVFATVWHEWRKTKYYPIHYSELVRLAALYKYGGVYLDSDVLVLRPLTSLQNSLGIENQIGGVPVYSGAVMSFKKSRTFVCKVQTIKACTGQMADGDHIP, encoded by the exons ATGATGCTCCGCCCCCATGCGCCCCGCCGGCGTGCTCGCTACGCTCCTCAGTTCTGCGCCTTCGCTGCCGccttccttctccttctctcccTGTCCGTGCTCCACTCCCGCCTCTCCTCATCCCCTATCCGTCTCTCCCTCCCTTTccgctcctctccctcttcccATACTGTTCCTGATTCCCTCTTTGACGACGCCGACAACGACGCCTTTGATGCCTCATCTGATGATCTCATCGATGAGCTTGATGACGGTGTGGATGAGGCTGGTAAGGGAGACAAGCTGTCGGAGGAGGATGAGCTCCGCTCCGATGATGACCTCGATTCCGACGATTCCGACCTCACTCGCACTGGCGGCCTCTTCTGGGACCATCTTTTGGCTGTCGCTCGCCGCTCGTTTGGTAAATCTTCTAATCCATTTGTCGATGAGCCTCTGTTTCCGGATCGCCGGGAGATCACCTTCGGATCTGACGACCAGCCAGTGGATGACGATGTTCGGATCAAGCTTGATTCCATTTCGAGCATTGAGGATCTGATGCTTGTGAAGCCGGGATCCGGTCGCGACTCGGCGCTTCGTAGTGGATGGGTACGGTGGCTCGAGGGGAAGGCCGACTTCCTCCGGCGTGACAAGATGCTTCGCTCGAACCTCGAGCTCTTGAATCCCAAAAATCATCCACTTTTGCAGGATCCAGATGGTCCCGGCCTTGCCAGCCTCACCAAAGGTGACCGGTTGATGCAGCGTGCCATCTGGAACGAGATTGAGATGAAACCTTTTGGAGGAGCTGGGATGAAGAGAGTGGATCGAAGGAAAACGCTGAATTTGGACGCAAGGGAGCAGGAGCGAAGGCGAAGGTGGGGATATTTCCCTGGGTTGGATCCGCACTTATCTTTTTCTGAGTTTATAGAGAGGTTTCTGGGCAGTGGAAAGTGTGGTTTGAGAGTGTTCATGGTGTGGAATAGTCCGGCATGGATGTATGGCGTCCGGCATCAGCGAGGATTGGAGAGCCTCCTGCATCACCATAGTGATGCttgtgttgtgattttctctgaGACGATGGAGCTGGACTTCTTCAGTAGTTTTGTGAAAGAAGG CTTCAAAATTGCTGTTGCTATGCCAAATCTTGATGAACTTTTCAATAATACCCCTGTGCAAGTTTTTGCCACTGTTTGGCATGAGTGGAGAAAAACCAAATATTATCCCATCCATTACAGTGAGCTTGTACGCCTTGCTGCACTTTAcaa ATATGGTGGAGTCTATCTTGATTCTGATGTTTTAGTTTTAAGGCCTTTAACATCACTCCAAAATTCTCTTGGCATTGAGAATCAAATAGGCGGGGTCCCTGTTTATAGCGGTGCAGTAATGTCATTCAAAAAGAGCAG GACGTTTGTATGCAAAGTGCAAACAATCAAAGCATGTACAGGACAAATGGCAGATGGTGATCATATTCCCTAA
- the LOC120276825 gene encoding 33 kDa ribonucleoprotein, chloroplastic has product MATAAITSLLLSRCLVTTTNKSNTLHPLIPNFNLSNPTTLLIRTLSLSPFLPLRSRSQYSVVAAAAAYAESDDRDGDSEDGEASMSQETPEEAGRLYVGNLPYSMTSSQLAEHFSEAGQVISVDLVYDRVTDRSRGFAFVSMASHDDALNAIRMFDGSEVGGRTMKVNFPEVPRGGEREVMSSRIRAASRGYIDSPHKVYAGNLGWAVTGQSLRDAFASQSGILGAKVIYDRDSGRSRGFGFVSFATAEEAQAAIDEMNGVEVEGRPLRLSHAQRKPPPTPGPEVAASQSVDEELMEVH; this is encoded by the exons ATGGCCACCGCCGCCATCACCTCCCTTCTTCTTTCTCGCTGCCTCGTCACCACTACCAACAAATCCAACACTCTTCACCCTCTGATCCCCAATTTCAACCTCTCAAACCCTACCACTCTTCTAATCCGAACCCTCTCCCTCTCCCCTTTCCTCCCCCTCCGCAGCCGTTCCCAATACTCCGTGGTTGCAGCAGCAGCGGCGTATGCGGAGTCCGATGATAGAGATGGAGATTCGGAGGATGGTGAGGCATCGATGTCGCAGGAGACGCCGGAAGAGGCCGGGAGGCTGTATGTTGGGAACCTCCCTTACTCGATGACCTCGTCGCAGCTCGCCGAGCACTTTTCCGAGGCCGGCCAAGTGATATCCGTGGATCTCGTCTACGACCGCGTCACCGATCGCAGCCGTGGCTTCGCCTTCGTCTCCATGGCCTCCCACGATGATGCCCTCAACGCCATTCGCATGTTCGATGGCTCC GAAGTGGGAGGGAGGACGATGAAGGTGAACTTCCCGGAGGTTCCTAGGGGAGGTGAGAGGGAAGTGATGAGTTCCCGGATAAGGGCTGCATCACGGGGATACATCGACAGCCCACACAAGGTGTATGCAGGGAACCTAGGCTGGGCAGTCACAGGACAGTCCTTGCGCGACGCTTTTGCATCTCAGTCTGGTATTCTCGGTGCCAAGGTAATCTATGATCGAGACTCTGGCCGCTCTCGTGGTTTCGGGTTTGTCTCCTTTGCAACTGCAGAGGAGGCCCAAGCTGCCATTGATGAGATGAATGGAGTG GAAGTCGAAGGACGGCCTCTCAGGCTAAGCCATGCTCAACGGAAACCACCACCTACTCCAGGTCCAGAAGTAGCTGCTTCACAGTCAGTTGATGAGGAACTAATGGAAGTGCATTGA